Proteins encoded together in one Caldicellulosiruptor saccharolyticus DSM 8903 window:
- a CDS encoding GntR family transcriptional regulator produces the protein MLRKVDKHSGVPAYVQIVNMIKSEIILGNLQQGSQLPTVRELQAIFDVNINTVLKALEKLKAEGFIEAEQGIGYFVKKDIDVDKKIIEIIKECVRELKSHQIDFYTAMILFEEVWKNEEV, from the coding sequence ATGCTAAGAAAAGTTGATAAACACAGCGGTGTTCCTGCATACGTGCAGATCGTCAACATGATTAAATCAGAGATAATACTTGGAAATCTTCAACAGGGTTCACAGCTTCCAACTGTGAGAGAACTTCAGGCAATTTTTGATGTGAATATAAACACAGTCTTAAAAGCACTTGAAAAACTAAAAGCTGAAGGTTTTATAGAAGCAGAACAGGGGATTGGGTATTTTGTGAAGAAGGATATTGATGTTGATAAAAAGATAATTGAGATAATAAAAGAGTGTGTTAGGGAACTTAAAAGTCATCAAATAGATTTTTACACAGCCATGATTTTATTTGAGGAGGTGTGGAAAAATGAAGAGGTTTGA
- a CDS encoding Ig-like domain-containing protein, with translation MKGKILGNKIIFRGSTLNVQSSKEDIDLIYRETDIIFDQIRNEYECNIEHKISFTIVDKFGKPVPNVICSISVTGNATAPSSVTTNSDGRATIVISDSMNESITLTIRLMVVLKMTLLGGKRTEMGEQQLGLAL, from the coding sequence TTGAAAGGAAAGATACTGGGAAATAAAATAATTTTTAGAGGAAGTACTTTAAATGTACAGAGTAGCAAAGAGGATATAGATTTAATTTACAGAGAAACAGATATAATTTTTGATCAAATTCGAAATGAATATGAATGCAATATTGAACATAAAATATCATTTACGATAGTGGACAAGTTTGGCAAACCAGTACCGAATGTTATCTGTTCAATAAGTGTTACAGGCAATGCAACTGCACCAAGTTCTGTTACGACCAATAGTGATGGAAGAGCAACTATTGTTATTTCGGATAGTATGAATGAATCAATTACGCTAACAATAAGATTAATGGTAGTTTTGAAAATGACCTTATTGGGTGGCAAACGGACGGAGATGGGAGAGCAACAACTGGGCTTGGCTTTGTAA